The following are encoded together in the Primulina tabacum isolate GXHZ01 chromosome 18, ASM2559414v2, whole genome shotgun sequence genome:
- the LOC142533483 gene encoding cyclin-J18 isoform X2, giving the protein MLRFGVIEFLIQSAQLLEVSTIVKYSALSLFVERFYPALSRFEDDKGTKNWLLRPIRESNLQLFALVSIWLSSKIHDMTPLSVEVLKSFGDDFIKEQHYTKRDLLDAVLKFEIGTSNIAFIMVDELLSQLKVIARVGEHVNFEVCMDVLDLLYEKEATSLLYNSPCFLAASILVVAYVISVPAQKWEFPILPWGEMSYIYFVVIGRLQM; this is encoded by the exons ATGCTGCGATTCGGAGTGATAGAATTCCTCATCCAATCTGCTCAG CTGCTGGAAGTCTCCACGATTGTGAAGTACTCTGCATTATCGCTATTCGTCGAGCGTTTTTATCCAGCTCTGTCCag ATTTGAAGATGACAAGGGCACCAAAAACTGGCTTCTGCGTCCGATTAGAGAAAGTAATTTGCAGCTATTTGCCCTTGTTTCAATATGGCTCTCAAGCAAA ATACACGATATGACTCCCCTATCCGTCGAGGTGTTAAAGTCATTTGGGGACGACTTTATAAAGGAGCAGCATTACACGAAGAGGGATCTGTTGGATGCA GTACTGAAATTTGAGATCGGCACATCAAATATTGCCTTCATAATGGTAGACGAGCTTCTCAGTCAATTAAA AGTTATTGCCCGAGTTGGGGAACATGTGAATTTTGAAGTTTGTATGGATGTTCTGGACCTGCTTTATGAAAAAGAAGCTACATCACTTCTCTACAACTCTCCCTGTTTTCTTGCTGCATCAATATTG GTTGTCGCATATGTTATTTCAGTACCTGCACAAAAGTGGGAATTCCCCATTCTTCCTTGGG GTGAGATGAGCTACATTTATTTCGTGGTGATTGGAAGATTGCAAATGTGA